A genomic window from Drosophila sulfurigaster albostrigata strain 15112-1811.04 chromosome 4, ASM2355843v2, whole genome shotgun sequence includes:
- the LOC133846931 gene encoding LOW QUALITY PROTEIN: inactive rhomboid protein 1 (The sequence of the model RefSeq protein was modified relative to this genomic sequence to represent the inferred CDS: inserted 4 bases in 2 codons), giving the protein MELVIAICHHLPQIAHAHHHRQHHHRAYLLYPLQQQHHVSSCNKLRAKSDEGDSVIVIQQTISQSQNQDNTTTCLHCNTARRTTGVHQTTQTTGPISPVPVAMPLVPIKVAAINDLSKIKHHEQELTNTKMTDATFPNQQTKHADNTNKLPTLQRQTHSHQMYASSTMAPSQLIVGSPRNQMQHLQQQQFQVLAQPSQQQQQPSLQQQQSQQQTYHYSCKKRISIYMRRXKSLVFGVESSSEAADFMLWYGRQQRLAIRRFGLLKTNQELEYNGTNSNDNRDASGTAGMGCRGNQRNVADGYAKPPDILPARDAQYNDITLYGACRWHDKLNANHDYDAADYIERKATVVHMLITGISYVINIFNTRLTNKISNRGCTSSNKRPQWSRSFAPIHVNGRSDRDVDHSDQAERHHQMDIDVNDCTSMIATIIEDELFFDNPSEATLVANTNNDETIGADMDRKKTANKTVPLGLGIDASVGVYMTERHHNGWRTSAINTANNDVHFIGSSHDAHITQTNQINISNSVQNQPHPIRASNFIAPSTNRATRISAQLLDGVLENSRRPPMRRIKYFSVNDLDDRTDHRPXFTYWINTVQIVVLFLSIVCYGIAPIGFGTEQKTGQVLVTSLSLQTVQHVEPRNFWIGPRSNDLVHMGAKFAACMRRDMKIMDVLTKTKRQERETACCIRNDDSGCVQSSQADCSIRGLYPAKSISTWKKWSPGESGPGGRISGSVCGLDPKYCDAPASIAPYEWPDDITKWPICRKTNSFSQRYRYKDHTAEHMVCEVIGHPCCTGLYGECRITTREYCDFVSGYFHEEASLCSQISCLNNVCGMFPFFSVEIPDQFYRLLTSLCMHAGILHLAITLIVQHLFLADLERLIGTMRTAIVYITSGLVGNLTSAVLAPHRPEVGPSASLCGVVSALISLLILMHWKHLHKPYVALIKFILLCTVLFGIGTLPYQLNFAGLLAGVACGAFLTISLVPFTTFSTYERKKKINLIWTCILFHLLVYVTLIATFYIYPSEFSTLNIVEDIFDSGTHNYISPTNNNIGHHNHNGEVVGNTQRYSQTQSQYPQYFYHPHSEIIRNSVDFTEGDSFTQLLHPAEMNRQEDIKPWPERAYTRLFGYNKNYSIKNTMHSRSADGIIKDKGNFNSSLDNIVMATNHIDYKLNANLNITKIKGL; this is encoded by the exons ATGGAGCTAGTAATAGCAATCTGTCATCACCTTCCCCAAATTGCCCATGCCCATCACCATCGCCAGCATCATCATCGGGCATATCTGCTGTATCCattacagcaacagcacca CGTTTCGTCTTGCAACAAGCTGCGTGCTAAGTCAGATGAAGGCGACTCTGTCATCGTTATACAGCAAACAATTAGTCAAAGTCAAAATCAGGATAACACCACAACCTGTTTACACTGTAATACGGCTCGCCGAACAACAGGAGTGCATCAAACGACGCAAACTACTGGGCCGATTAGTCCAGTTCCAGTGGCCATGCCACTTGTCCCGATTAAAGTGGCAGCTATCAATGATTTATCGAAAATTAAGCATCATGAACAAGAGttgacaaatacaaaaatgacCGACGCCACTTTTCCTaatcagcaaacaaaacatgCTGACAATACGAACAAGTTACCCACATTGCAACGTCAAACGCACTCTCATCAAATGTATGCGTCTTCAACAATGGCACCATCCCAACTCATTGTAGGCTCGCCACGAAATCAAATGCAAcatctgcaacaacaacagtttcaAGTTTTAGCGCAGCcttcacaacagcaacagcagccctcattacagcagcagcaatcgcaacAACAAACCTATCATTATTCCTGCAAGAAACGTATTAGCATTTATATGCGACG GAAATCGCTCGTTTTTGGCGTAGAGAGCAGCTCTGAAGCGGCCGACTTCATGCTCTGGTATGGACGGCAACAACGATTAGCAATAAGGCGTTTTGGTTTATTAAAGACCAACCAAGAGCTAGAGTATAATGGAACCAATTCAAATGATAATCGTGATGCAAGTGGTACTGCTGGAATGGGATGTCGAGGCAATCAACGCAATGTTGCCGATGGTTATGCTAAACCACCGGATATTTTGCCAGCTCGCGATGCTCAATACAACGATATTACGCTTTATGGTGCCTGTCGTTGGCAcgataaattaaatgctaatCACGATTACGATGCTGCAGACTATATCGAGCGTAAGGCAACGGTTGTGCATATGTTAATAACTGGCATTAGTTATGTTATCAACATCTTTAACACTAGGCTAACAAACAAGATTAGTAATAGGGGCTGTACAAGTAGTAATAAACGACCTCAATGGTCACGTAGTTTTGCCCCAATTCACGTGAATGGTCGGTCAGATCGAGATGTAGATCATAGTGACCAAGCTGAACGGCATCATCAAATGGATATTGATGTGAATGATTGCACCAGTATGATAGCTACAATCATTGAAGATGAGTTATTCTTTGATAATCCAAGTGAAGCAACATTAGTGGCGAACACTAATAATGATGAAACCATCGGTGCAGATATGGATCGGAagaaaacagcaaataaaactgTGCCTTTGGGATTAGGCATAGATGCTAGCGTTGGTGTCTATATGACAGAGCGTCATCACAATGGTTGGCGAACCTCTGCAATAAATACGGCCAATAATGATGTGCATTTTATAGGTTCGTCTCATGATGCACATATCACTCAAAcgaatcaaataaatataagtaatTCGGTGCAGAATCAGCCACATCCGATTCGTGCCTCCAATTTTATTGCACCGTCGACTAATCGGGCTACTAGAATCAGTGCACAGTTACTCGATGGTGTTTTGGAAAATTCCCGGCGTCCGCCAATGCGacgaattaaatatttttccgTCAATGATTTGGATGATCGCACCGATCATCGACC TTTTACATACTGGATTAACACTGTTCAAATTGTTGTACTATTCCTGTCCATCGTTTGCTATGGCATTGCACCGATTGGGTTTGGAACCGAACAAAAGACTGGCCAGGTTTTAGTGACCAGTCTAAGTCTTCAAACCGTACAACACGTTGAACCCCGCAATTTCTGGATAGGTCCGCGCAGCAATGATTTGGTTCATATGGGAGCAAAGTTTGCAGCTTGTATGCGCCGAGATATGAAAATCATGGACGTTCTTACTAAAACTAAGCGACAGGAGCGTGAAACCGCGTGTTGCATACGAAACGATGATTCTGGATGCGTTCAGAGCTCACAGGCCGATTGTTCCATACGCGGGCTGTATCCAGCA AAATCCATATCGACTTGGAAAAAATGGTCACCCGGCGAATCCGGTCCTGGCGGTCGTATATCAGGATCAGTGTGCGGCTTAGATCCCAAATATTGTGACGCGCCTGCGTCGATTGCACCATACGAGTGGCCTGATGATATTACCAAATGGCCTATATGCCGAAAAACCAATTCATTTTCGCAACGCTATCGCTACAAAGATCATACTGCCGAGCATATGGTTTGTGAAGTAATTGGACATCCCTGCTGTACTGGTCTTTATGGGGAATGTCGCATAACGACACGAGAATATTGTGATTTCGTCAGTGGTTACTTTCATGAAGAAGCATCACTTTGCTCGCAA ATATCTTGCTTGAACAACGTTTGTGGCATGTTTCCGTTCTTCTCAGTAGAAATTCCAGATCAGTTTTATAGACTACTCACTTCGCTATGCATGCATGCCGGTATCCTGCATCTGGCAATTACTCTGATAGTCCAGCATTTGTTTCTCGCCGATTTGGAGCGTTTAATTGGAACAATGAGAACAGCTATCGTATACATAACATCTGGGTTAGTGGGCAATCTCACAAGTGCAGTACTCGCTCCACATCGTCCGGAA GTGGGACCATCTGCTTCACTCTGCGGCGTAGTCTCAGCCCTAATTTCCCTACTGATACTAATGCACTGGAAGCATCTACACAAGCCGTATGTGGCATTGATCAAGTTTATACTTCTATGTACGGTACTATTCGGCATTGGCACACTGccatatcaattaaatttcgcTGGTTTGCTAGCTGGTGTCGCGTGCGGAGCATTTTTAACAATATCATTAGTTCCATTTACCACTTTTTCAACATATGAGCGCAAGAAAAAg aTCAATCTGATTTGGACATGTATACTCTTTCACTTGTTAGTTTACGTCACATTAATTGCAACTTTTTACATCTATCCAAGCGAGTTCAGTACATTGAATATTGTTGAAGATATATTTGATAGTGGAACGCATAATTACATTAGCcccacaaacaacaatattgGACACCACAATCACAATGGCGAAGTGGTTGGCAACACACAAAGATATTCACAAACCCAGAGCCAATATCCTCAGTACTTTTATCACCCCCATTCGGAGATCATTAGGAATAGTGTTGACTTCACCGAAGGAGATAGTTTTACA CAATTGCTACATCCGGCTGAGATGAATCGACAGGAAGATATTAAACCTTGGCCAGAAAGAGCGTATACGAGATTATTTGgctacaataaaaattatagtattAAGAACACTATGCACAGCAGAAGTGCAGATGGAATTATCAAAGACAAAGGAAATTTCAACTCATCGCTTGACAATATAGTCATGGCTACCAACCATATTGATTACAAACTTAAcgctaatttaaatattaccaAAATAAAGGGCCTATAA